A window of Benincasa hispida cultivar B227 chromosome 9, ASM972705v1, whole genome shotgun sequence genomic DNA:
TTTCTATTGCtccataaaaaattgacttataatttattttcataggCCTAACAACCATTCATAATATATTAGTGTTTTGCTGTTCACCCCAGGACCATTTATGAATATTAGGTGAAATGACATAGTGCAAAGAAGTGTGattttcccttttaatcttaACATAATCAAATCATTCAAAAGGTCAGATGAAGATGAACCAAGATGCAGATAATAATAAATTGACAATAAAAGGCTTGACCTCTAATATAAAGAATTGAATCAATTGCATCATAAATGAATGATTCTCCCTTAATTTTCATCTCTAATTAGTTTGATATTTCCCTTTGTGAAAAAAAATGCAATAGGTCTGAGGATTCCACAGACCTATATATAAAGCTTAGGACAGAGAATGGGCAATTAAGTTGAGCCCCATCATGTAATGAGAGAGATGAGGGGAGACCAGAGGACAACAAAATGATAAAAGCAAGGTGTTAGTCAGAGGCAGATGAACAGAAAAGGAAAGAGAATGGGTTTGAGTTCATTGCCATGAATCCCAATTTCCACAAGGATTTGAAGAGTGGGCTGCTTTTTGTTGGTGTTGAGAAGAAAAAAGGATGAGCAAATGAAGATGTGCTGCTCATGTTAAAGCAGACAAGATTTTGAATGAAAAAGAGTAAGCTTGCAAATTCAAAGGTTGTCTCCTAATTctctgtgtgtgtgtgtgtgtgtgtgtgtgtgtgtgtgtggagAATGGAGGGAACAGGGCTGTCTTCAACAAGTGAACAGAAATTGGGAAGGTTCAAAAGGGTGTGTGTATTCTGTGGCAGCAAAGCTGGATACAAGTCTACATATGCTGAAGCCACAATTGAGCTTGGTAAAATACTGGTAATATAGAAGATATCAATCAATAggtcaaattgaaattagtatTTATTCTATATCTGTTTCCTCTTCTCATTCTTCCTTAACTTGTAACATTTTCCCACAAAAGTTGTAAGTTCTAATTCTTTTTTCCTGTGTATCAGGTTGAGAAAAAAATTGACTTGGTTTATGGGGGAGGAAGTGTGGGCCTAATGGGTTTGATTTCTAAAACTGTGTTTTCTGGAGGCAGCCATGTTCTTGGGTATGCTGCAGCCTTTGCTCCAAAATTTGTGGCTTCTATACAAATTTACATTTCTGTTTAAGTATCATGTTGTTGATTAATCTTGTTGTTTCATTCATGATGTATAGAGTGATTCCCAAGGCACTTCTGCCTCATGAGGTACCTCTTCTGCAAGCTTCCTTTCTTGGTCTATGGAATGTAAGATggtttttgggttaaattaatGAAATCCCACTTGCAGATATCAGGAGAAACTGTCGGCCAAGTGAAAACTGTGGCAGATATGCACCAAAGGAAGTCAGAAATGGCCAAACATGCTGATGCATTTGTAGCACTGCCAGGTTATAATAAGAACTATAAGATTGTGTgtctgtgtgtgtgtgtttattATGCAAAGCgctttgttttatttacttcaCTAGCAGAAACTTGACAACTTTgatgaaaaattcaaaatccaTTGGACTAGGTGGCTATGGAACTATGGAAGAATTACTAGAGATGATAACTTGGGCTCAGCTAGGAATTCATGACAAGCCAGTAAGATAAGAATTTGCATCGACAACTTTCTGGAAAAAAGAGTATCTAAAACAATATGATGGATTTTTCAGTATCTCCCTACTTTATTTCCTTGgtttattcaaaatttcaaaagtattcTTGAAACCCACAAATAAAAAGCAGCAAACAGCAATGTTGTCAAAGTAGTTTATTGTTAACTTGACCATTCATTGGTTTTGAAAAATGTGTAATCAGGTAGGATTGCTAAATGTGGATGGATACTATGACAGCTTGCTTGCCTTATTTGACAAAGGAGTGGAGGAAGGCTTCATAGACAATTCAGCCAGGAAAATAGTGGTAATAGCAAACATGGCAGATGAACTGATAAAAAGAATGGAGGTAGGAAGGGGGGAAAAAGAAG
This region includes:
- the LOC120085033 gene encoding cytokinin riboside 5'-monophosphate phosphoribohydrolase LOG1-like isoform X2, whose protein sequence is MEGTGLSSTSEQKLGRFKRVCVFCGSKAGYKSTYAEATIELGKILVEKKIDLVYGGGSVGLMGLISKTVFSGGSHVLGVIPKALLPHEISGETVGQVKTVADMHQRKSEMAKHADAFVALPGGYGTMEELLEMITWAQLGIHDKPVGLLNVDGYYDSLLALFDKGVEEGFIDNSARKIVVIANMADELIKRMEVGRGEKEGVCGCP
- the LOC120085033 gene encoding cytokinin riboside 5'-monophosphate phosphoribohydrolase LOG1-like isoform X1; translation: MEGTGLSSTSEQKLGRFKRVCVFCGSKAGYKSTYAEATIELGKILVEKKIDLVYGGGSVGLMGLISKTVFSGGSHVLGVIPKALLPHEISGETVGQVKTVADMHQRKSEMAKHADAFVALPGGYGTMEELLEMITWAQLGIHDKPVGLLNVDGYYDSLLALFDKGVEEGFIDNSARKIVVIANMADELIKRMEEYVAVHDKVAPRQRWEVDQLSESTQSGQSMRS